In Cellulomonas sp. JZ18, the DNA window GGCCTGCAGGCCGCCGCCGCGCGCCGGCTCGCGGTCAAGGACGTCACGACCGTCGTCGTCACCTCGACCCTCACGGGCCTGGCCGCCGACTCCCGGCTCGCGGGCGGCACGGGCGACAGCTGGGCGCGCCGCCTGCTCGCGGTCGTGCTCATCCTCGCCGGAGCCGGCGTCGGGGCGCTGCTGCTGCGGGTGGGCGAGGCCGGCGTCGGGGTCGGGATGATCGTCGCGGGCGCGCTCGCGCTCGTCGTCGCCGTGATCGGCCACGCGCGTCGCGAGCGCGAGACCGCCGCGACCGCCTGACCGGGGCGAGCCGCCGGACCGCGGCGACCGCCCGGCCCCGACGGGGCCGCCGGGTCAGGCGCCGGCGTCCAGGCGGGCCGCGACGTCCGCGGGGAAGCCGCCCGTCGCGACCGGGCTCCAGCGCTCGGGCGTGACGCGGATCAGGCTCTTGCCCTGCAGGCGCATCGCCGCGCGGTACTCGTCCCAGTCGGGGTGCTCGCCGGCGATGCAGCGGTAGTAGTCGACCAGCGCGTCCTCGGCCTCGGGCATGTGCAGGACCTCGGCGGTGCCGTCCACCTGCACCCAGGCGCCGTTCCAGTCGTCCGACAGCACGCACACCGAGACGCGGGGGTCGCGCTCGGCGTTGCGGGTCTTGGCGCGGCCCGGGTACGTGGAGACCACGATGCGCCCCTGCTCGTCGACGCCGCCGCTCACGGGGGAGACCTGCGGGCGCCCGTCGGCGCGGGTGGTGACGAGCAGCATGTGGTGGCGCGGGCGCACGAAGTCCAGCAGGCCGGGCAGGTCGACGGTCGTGGCCGTGGCGATCGAACGGGGCATGGCACCGACGCTACGCGCCGGGCGGGCGTGTCGTATCCGCCTGCGGCGAACACGGGACGTCCGGCGGGTACCCCGCCGTTAGCATCGAAACACGCCGTCTCGTCGGCACCGTGCGCACCCCCTGACGCGCGGTCCTGGCGGGGCACGCCGCTCGTGAGGAGTGCACATGTTCGAGAGATTCACCGACCGAGCCCGCCGCGTGGTCGTCCTCGCCCAGGAAGAGGCGCGGATGCTCAACCACAACTACATCGGCACCGAGCACATCCTCCTGGGTCTCATCCACGAGGGTGAGGGCGTCGCGGCCAAGGCCCTGGAGTCGCTCGGCATCTCGCTCGAGGCGGTCCGCGCGCAGGTCCAGGAGATCATCGGCGAGGGCCAGCAGGCGCCGTCGGGGCACATTCCCTTCACGCCGCGCGCGAAGAAGGTCCTGGAGCTGTCGCTGCGCGAGGCGCTGCAGCTCGGCCACAACTACATCGGCACCGAGCACATCCTGCTCGGCCTCATCCGTGAGGGCGAGGGCGTCGCCGCCCAGGTCCTCAACAAGCTCGGCGCGGACCTCAACCGCGTCCGCCAGCAGGTCATCCAGCTCGTCTCCGGCTACCAGGGCAAGGAGCCGGTCGCCTCGGGCGGCCCGGCCGAGGGCCAGCCGTCCGGCTCGGCCGTGCTCGACCAGTTCGGGCGCAACCTCACGCAGGCCGCGCGCGACGGCAAGCTCGACCCGGTCATCGGGCGCGAGAAGGAGATCGAGCGGGTCATGCAGGTGCTGTCCCGCCGCACCAAGAACAACCCGGTCCTCATCGGCGAGCCCGGCGTCGGCAAGACCGCCGTCGTCGAGGGGCTCGCGCAGGACATCGTCCGCGGCGACGTGCCGGAGACGCTCAAGGACAAGCAGCTCTACACGCTGGACCTGGGCGCCCTGGTCGCGGGCAGCCGCTACCGCGGTGACTTCGAGGAGCGCCTGAAGAAGGTGCTCAAGGAGATCCGCACCCGCGGCGACATCATCCTGTTCATCGACGAGATCCACACGCTCGTCGGTGCGGGTGCCGCCGAGGGTGCGATCGACGCCGCGTCGATCCTCAAGCCCATGCTGGCCCGCGGCGAGCTGCAGACCATCGGCGCCACGACGCTCGACGAGTACCGCAAGTACGTCGAGAAGGACCCGGCCCTGGAGCGCCGCTTCCAGCCGATCCAGGTCTCGGAGCCGAACCTCCAGCACGCCATCGAGATCCTCAAGGGCCTGCGCGACCGGTACGAGGCGCACCACCGCGTGTCCATCACGGACGCCGCGCTGGTCGCCGCCGCGACGCTGGCCGACCGGTACGTCAACGACCGCTACCTGCCGGACAAGGCGATCGACCTGGTCGACGAGGCCGGCGCGCGCCTGCGCATCCGTCGCATGACGGCTCCGCCGGAGCTGCGCGAGCTCGACGAGCAGATCGCCGAGACGCGCCGCGACAAGGAGTCCGCGATCGACGAGCAGGACTTCGAGAAGGCCGCGCGCCTGCGCGACCAGGAGAAGCAGCTCGGGCTCAAGCGGGTCGAGAAGGAGAAGGCCTGGAAGAACGGCGACCTGGACGCCGTCGCCGAGGTCGACGAGGAGCTCATCGCCGAGGTGCTGGCCAACGCCACGGGCATCCCGGTGTTCAAGCTCACCGAGGAGGAGTCCAGCCGCCTGCTCCACATGGAGGACAACCTGCACAAGCGGGTCGTCGGCCAGGACGCCGCCATCAAGGCGCTGTCGCAGGCCATCCGGCGCACGCGTGCGGGCCTCAAGGACCCGAAGCGCCCCGGTGGGTCGTTCATCTTCGCCGGCCCCACGGGTGTCGGGAAGACCGAGCTCGCCAAGGCGCTCGCCGAGTTCCTCTTCGGGGACGAGGACGCGCTGATCCAGCTCGACATGTCGGAGTTCTCCGAGAAGCACACCGTCTCGCGCCTGTTCGGCTCGCCCCCCGGGTACGTCGGGTACGACGAGGGCGGTCAGCTCACGGAGAAGGTGCGTCGCAAGCCGTTCTCGGTCGTCCTCTTCGACGAGGTCGAGAAGGCCCACGCGGACATCTTCAACTCGCTGCTGCAGATCCTCGAGGACGGTCGCCTGACCGACTCGCAGGGCCGGGTGGTCGACTTCAAGAACACCGTCATCATCATGACCACGAACCTCGGCACGCGGGACATCGCCAAGGGCGTCCAGACCGGCTTCCAGGCCGGCGGCGACCTGTCGACGTCGTACGAGCGCATGAAGGCGAAGGTCAACGACGAGCTCAAGACGCACTTCCGTCCGGAGTTCCTCAACCGCGTCGACGACGTGGTCGTCTTCCCGCAGCTCTCGCAGCCGGAGATCTTCCAGATCGTCGACCTGATGATCGCGAAGCTCGACAAGCGCCTGCGCGACAAGGACATGGGCATCGAGCTCACCGACGCGGCCAAGCGCCT includes these proteins:
- a CDS encoding PPOX class F420-dependent oxidoreductase gives rise to the protein MPRSIATATTVDLPGLLDFVRPRHHMLLVTTRADGRPQVSPVSGGVDEQGRIVVSTYPGRAKTRNAERDPRVSVCVLSDDWNGAWVQVDGTAEVLHMPEAEDALVDYYRCIAGEHPDWDEYRAAMRLQGKSLIRVTPERWSPVATGGFPADVAARLDAGA
- a CDS encoding ATP-dependent Clp protease ATP-binding subunit → MFERFTDRARRVVVLAQEEARMLNHNYIGTEHILLGLIHEGEGVAAKALESLGISLEAVRAQVQEIIGEGQQAPSGHIPFTPRAKKVLELSLREALQLGHNYIGTEHILLGLIREGEGVAAQVLNKLGADLNRVRQQVIQLVSGYQGKEPVASGGPAEGQPSGSAVLDQFGRNLTQAARDGKLDPVIGREKEIERVMQVLSRRTKNNPVLIGEPGVGKTAVVEGLAQDIVRGDVPETLKDKQLYTLDLGALVAGSRYRGDFEERLKKVLKEIRTRGDIILFIDEIHTLVGAGAAEGAIDAASILKPMLARGELQTIGATTLDEYRKYVEKDPALERRFQPIQVSEPNLQHAIEILKGLRDRYEAHHRVSITDAALVAAATLADRYVNDRYLPDKAIDLVDEAGARLRIRRMTAPPELRELDEQIAETRRDKESAIDEQDFEKAARLRDQEKQLGLKRVEKEKAWKNGDLDAVAEVDEELIAEVLANATGIPVFKLTEEESSRLLHMEDNLHKRVVGQDAAIKALSQAIRRTRAGLKDPKRPGGSFIFAGPTGVGKTELAKALAEFLFGDEDALIQLDMSEFSEKHTVSRLFGSPPGYVGYDEGGQLTEKVRRKPFSVVLFDEVEKAHADIFNSLLQILEDGRLTDSQGRVVDFKNTVIIMTTNLGTRDIAKGVQTGFQAGGDLSTSYERMKAKVNDELKTHFRPEFLNRVDDVVVFPQLSQPEIFQIVDLMIAKLDKRLRDKDMGIELTDAAKRLLSEKGYDPVLGARPLRRAIQREIEDVLSEKILFGDLKSGEQVIVDAEGEGLLGEFHFRGVPRGERSKEPVGVGASVGTPGSGTDVPPAPPAASRGDGGTGLAPL